The following proteins come from a genomic window of Pyxidicoccus sp. MSG2:
- a CDS encoding AAA family ATPase produces the protein MSHSPTPDNGGRVPAQAPTPPPRETAAQVAASWAEANQRYLSAALARVRKRLEQHTAGEPAADDSSLERELEDAARALPSPAALERLCTLFQLSPFERAVVLLAAGVELDARFAALCARAQGDSRLAWPTFGLALAALPQPHWSALNPGAALRRWRLVELAPGEAITTRPLRIDERTLHYLTGVHYLDERLVGFVEGVIPPASLVPSHQRLAERITALWSRPPRPEGHPIVQLCGNDATGNRAIAAAACAALGLSLQRVVVRALPTREDPGDLLRLLSREAALTRSALLLDCHGMDPGDSGRMTTMLRWLDRAEGPILAASPDRLRAMDRPTIALEVGRPTSLEQRSLWTEALQGRISDASGTREPPGPVLESLVSQFDLSASFIEEACQHLQGDEQGEAVQHTLWEACRALTRPRMGELAQRIESSAGWEDLVLPESQLRLLRELSAQVRHRARVYGTWRLGREGSRGLGITAMFAGQSGTGKTLAAEVMARELRLDVHRIDLSQVVNKYIGETEKNLRRIFDAAEEGGTLLLFDEADALFGRRSEVNDSHDRYANIEVSYLLQRMESYRGLAILTTNMKEALDVAFLRRLRFVVDFPFPGPPERRELWRRAFPPETPTEGLDFKKLAELSVAGGNIRLIAMNAAFLAAEDGSPVTMRHIWRAAQTEFTKLEKPLPPPL, from the coding sequence ATGAGCCACTCCCCCACTCCGGACAACGGCGGGCGCGTCCCGGCCCAGGCGCCCACGCCTCCTCCCCGCGAGACAGCGGCGCAGGTGGCCGCGAGCTGGGCCGAGGCCAACCAGCGCTACCTCTCCGCCGCACTCGCACGCGTGCGCAAGCGGCTCGAGCAGCACACCGCGGGGGAGCCGGCGGCCGACGACTCCTCGCTCGAGCGCGAGCTGGAGGACGCCGCCCGCGCCCTGCCGTCCCCCGCCGCGCTGGAGCGGCTGTGCACCCTCTTCCAGCTCTCCCCCTTCGAGCGCGCGGTGGTGTTGCTCGCCGCGGGCGTGGAGCTGGATGCGCGCTTCGCCGCGCTGTGCGCCCGGGCGCAGGGGGACTCCCGGCTCGCCTGGCCCACGTTCGGACTCGCCCTCGCGGCGCTGCCCCAGCCGCACTGGAGCGCGCTGAACCCGGGTGCGGCGCTGCGCCGCTGGCGGCTCGTGGAGCTGGCGCCCGGAGAGGCCATCACCACCCGTCCGCTGCGCATCGACGAGCGCACGCTGCACTACCTCACCGGCGTGCATTACCTCGACGAGCGGCTGGTGGGCTTCGTCGAGGGCGTCATCCCGCCCGCGTCCCTGGTGCCCTCGCACCAGCGGCTGGCGGAGCGCATCACCGCGCTCTGGTCCCGGCCACCCCGTCCGGAGGGCCACCCCATCGTGCAGCTCTGCGGCAACGACGCGACGGGCAACCGCGCCATCGCCGCCGCCGCCTGCGCCGCGCTGGGGCTGAGCCTGCAGCGGGTGGTGGTGCGCGCGCTCCCCACGCGGGAGGACCCGGGCGACCTGCTCCGGCTGCTCTCGCGCGAGGCGGCGCTGACGCGCAGCGCCCTCCTGCTGGACTGCCACGGGATGGACCCGGGTGACAGCGGGCGCATGACGACGATGCTCCGGTGGCTGGACCGCGCCGAGGGGCCCATCCTGGCCGCGAGCCCGGACCGCCTTCGCGCCATGGACCGGCCGACCATCGCGCTGGAGGTGGGCCGGCCCACCTCGCTGGAGCAACGCTCGCTCTGGACCGAGGCACTCCAGGGCCGCATCTCGGACGCGTCCGGAACTCGCGAGCCGCCGGGCCCCGTCCTCGAGTCGCTCGTGTCCCAGTTCGACCTGAGCGCCAGCTTCATCGAGGAGGCCTGCCAGCACCTCCAGGGAGATGAGCAGGGGGAGGCCGTGCAGCACACGCTGTGGGAGGCGTGCCGGGCCCTGACGCGTCCCCGCATGGGAGAGCTGGCCCAGCGAATCGAGTCGTCGGCGGGCTGGGAGGACCTGGTGCTGCCGGAGTCGCAGCTGCGGCTGTTGCGCGAGCTGTCCGCCCAGGTCCGCCACCGGGCGCGCGTGTACGGCACGTGGCGCCTGGGGCGCGAGGGCTCGCGAGGCCTGGGCATCACCGCCATGTTCGCGGGGCAGAGCGGCACGGGGAAGACGCTGGCCGCCGAGGTGATGGCCCGGGAGCTCCGGCTGGACGTGCACCGCATCGACCTCAGCCAGGTGGTGAACAAGTACATCGGTGAGACGGAGAAGAACCTCCGGCGCATCTTCGATGCCGCGGAGGAGGGAGGCACACTGCTGCTCTTCGACGAGGCGGACGCGCTCTTCGGCAGGCGGAGCGAGGTGAACGACAGCCATGACCGGTACGCCAACATCGAGGTGAGCTACCTCCTCCAGCGGATGGAGTCCTACCGGGGCCTGGCCATCCTCACGACGAACATGAAGGAGGCGCTGGACGTGGCGTTCCTGCGCCGGCTCCGCTTCGTCGTCGACTTCCCCTTCCCGGGCCCCCCGGAGCGGCGCGAGCTCTGGCGGCGCGCCTTCCCTCCGGAGACACCCACCGAGGGGCTGGACTTCAAGAAGCTGGCGGAGCTGAGCGTCGCGGGCGGGAACATCCGCCTCATCGCGATGAATGCCGCCTTCCTCGCGGCCGAGGACGGCTCGCCCGTGACGATGCGCCACATCTGGCGCGCCGCCCAGACGGAGTTCACCAAGCTGGAGAAGCCTCTTCCCCCGCCGCTGTAG
- a CDS encoding GPW/gp25 family protein translates to MRYLGNTKSNEFHDLTRQKSQCQISRIQSSHHDKAFTPDTVVQAIREGFEPCAYCLGTFANLSLEAGGTMPSAADLRGEDLGGGEVSLRWTHPDDIVTRGIRFDVYSSPAPLEPFRTLRLSQHATLAARLSGFSDGGDVYFTVVARLGGLQSLPTPILHLFVQPVQALVEVGASAPGTGAPTGLGFPFRIDGLGRVSAQGGDPLLRGKILQLLLTAPGERVNLPEYGTRLRDLVFDPNNDVLAATTEFTVARALRRYLGEEIHVDRVQVGSSGSELSVDIVYMRKSDLRTEQLRVGIPLPG, encoded by the coding sequence ATGCGCTACCTGGGCAATACCAAGAGCAACGAGTTCCACGACCTGACGCGGCAGAAGTCGCAGTGTCAGATTTCGCGGATCCAATCGAGCCACCACGACAAGGCCTTCACCCCGGACACCGTGGTGCAGGCCATCCGTGAGGGCTTCGAGCCGTGCGCGTATTGCCTGGGGACCTTCGCGAACCTGTCCCTCGAGGCCGGGGGCACGATGCCGTCGGCGGCGGATTTGCGCGGCGAGGACCTCGGCGGTGGCGAGGTGTCGCTGCGGTGGACGCACCCCGACGACATCGTCACCCGGGGCATCCGCTTCGACGTGTACTCCAGCCCGGCGCCGCTGGAGCCGTTCCGCACCCTGCGCCTGTCGCAGCATGCCACCCTCGCGGCCCGCCTCTCCGGCTTCAGCGACGGCGGGGACGTGTACTTCACGGTGGTGGCGCGGCTGGGAGGACTGCAGAGCCTGCCCACGCCCATCCTGCACCTGTTCGTGCAGCCGGTGCAGGCGCTCGTGGAAGTGGGCGCGTCCGCGCCGGGCACGGGCGCCCCCACCGGGCTGGGATTCCCGTTCCGCATCGACGGGCTGGGGCGGGTGTCCGCCCAGGGAGGAGACCCGCTGCTGCGGGGGAAGATTCTCCAGTTGCTGCTCACCGCGCCCGGCGAGCGGGTGAACCTGCCGGAGTACGGGACGCGGCTGCGGGATTTGGTGTTCGACCCCAACAACGACGTGCTGGCCGCGACCACGGAGTTCACCGTGGCGCGAGCGCTGCGGCGCTACCTGGGTGAGGAGATTCACGTGGACCGGGTCCAGGTGGGCTCCTCGGGCAGCGAGCTGAGCGTGGACATCGTCTACATGCGCAAGTCGGACCTCAGGACCGAGCAGCTGCGTGTGGGCATCCCCCTTCCCGGGTGA
- a CDS encoding DUF4255 domain-containing protein, which translates to MSNHLSIATVTAALRHRLEKDLQVHLPGATATTVRPQAPPSTALPTVGVNIFLFQVTPNTALRNEAVPTRRADGQLQQRPVIALDLHYLLSFYGAEVKQEPQVALGIVARSLEAQPVLTREVIQAAVAAASHLTTSNLDSAVERVRFVATTTSVEELSKLWSVFQAPYALSATYQGSVVMIEADTAPRAPALPVRRFGVRAQALGQPVIDSVLSQSPTDPAPVAGQPILVGHRLILRGQGLQARTPTPELDTRVRVGDAELAPEATSDTEVIVLLPTTLRLGAQRVQVVHRERVAGVLRQGAESGATAIVLQPEATFSVVAGDIQVTVTSQVQMGQQVVLLLNQFNAPAGVDPKAYSLPVTLPSAASTFTVDAAAVAAGEYLVRVRVDGAESPLAFNETTGRYDQPRVLLP; encoded by the coding sequence ATGAGCAACCACCTCTCCATCGCCACCGTGACGGCGGCCCTCCGGCACCGTCTGGAGAAGGACCTGCAGGTCCACCTGCCGGGCGCGACGGCCACCACCGTGCGCCCCCAGGCCCCGCCCAGCACGGCGCTGCCGACGGTGGGGGTGAATATCTTCCTGTTCCAGGTGACGCCCAACACCGCCCTGCGCAACGAGGCGGTGCCCACCCGGCGCGCGGATGGCCAGCTCCAGCAGCGCCCCGTCATTGCCCTGGACCTCCACTACCTGCTGAGCTTCTACGGCGCCGAGGTGAAGCAGGAGCCCCAGGTCGCGCTGGGCATCGTCGCCCGCTCGCTCGAGGCCCAGCCGGTGCTCACGCGCGAAGTCATCCAGGCGGCCGTGGCGGCGGCGTCCCACCTGACCACGTCCAACCTGGACAGCGCCGTGGAGCGGGTGCGCTTCGTCGCCACGACGACGTCCGTGGAAGAGCTGTCGAAGCTCTGGTCGGTGTTCCAGGCACCCTATGCCCTGTCCGCCACGTACCAGGGCAGCGTGGTGATGATTGAAGCGGACACCGCCCCGCGCGCTCCGGCGCTCCCGGTGCGCCGCTTCGGCGTTCGCGCGCAGGCGCTGGGGCAGCCCGTCATCGACAGCGTCCTCTCCCAGTCGCCCACGGACCCCGCGCCCGTGGCGGGCCAGCCCATCCTCGTCGGCCATCGGCTCATCCTCCGCGGGCAGGGCCTGCAGGCGAGGACGCCCACGCCCGAGCTGGACACGCGCGTGCGGGTGGGTGACGCCGAGCTCGCCCCCGAGGCGACGAGCGACACCGAGGTCATTGTCCTCCTGCCAACCACGCTCCGCCTGGGTGCGCAGCGGGTGCAGGTGGTGCATCGGGAGCGGGTGGCGGGCGTGCTCCGGCAGGGCGCCGAGTCGGGCGCGACGGCCATCGTCCTCCAGCCCGAGGCCACCTTCTCCGTCGTGGCCGGGGACATCCAGGTCACCGTCACGTCCCAGGTGCAGATGGGGCAGCAGGTGGTGCTGCTGCTGAACCAGTTCAATGCTCCGGCCGGGGTGGACCCGAAGGCCTACAGCCTCCCCGTCACCCTCCCGTCCGCCGCGTCCACCTTCACCGTCGACGCCGCCGCCGTGGCCGCGGGCGAGTACCTCGTCCGGGTGCGGGTGGATGGCGCGGAGAGCCCGCTCGCCTTCAACGAGACCACCGGGCGGTACGACCAGCCCCGCGTCCTCCTGCCATGA
- a CDS encoding eCIS core domain-containing protein, translating to MRALVPAPTALDSTPQVVRPVAPVITPEPAPERAPEREAPAPEARAAWDFGRISVHAHAPPSSPPEPRRNDAPEARAPPAAPAWDFGRVSVHALPPPLPHAIAPPDHPTEARADLEAGWVRGRARGPGAPLPERSALAAAAAAPARPGTLIHEGSAVDRVGAAIGARGFSFGGRVFLTGAARASPDLSRILGHELAHARHDDPGVLHADTQVPTIGEFLANPPHARMFATLEELLFYPVDSAEFVFPADPRVLYAIAAFRLTGERYDPDMVRALQDAATAAGGVVTGLPPQRSEKARVTGRLARVYITTLRTWLREHHLDETLDISPEQERLLMAGRAFPPPDPIREAAARAFIRRRVDMPLELLQGSLIHIVPQYGRQLWPYVDAVVEWEAHPDPAHVNTAAERFVDLLAAFAPITRLLDRVRHDRQLEGHAAYELLFPQNDDGTRRVDPNRVIAFHTYVPTQPQGLLEQARTSSAGRSELLDGFLSYLGRMPSAQPGNTQVTDAPSRVNAPPLPSQMTVYPALEPPHFDAAIDAVHHFTMSIQWSDVYEALGNAFGGWTYEWDLIKVRDSDIANLAEASEAEGRAPSFWDPLATELARDIRYAGEDMARVRRDLGALELLLGPPGLGAQTLVAASAMLSVVGTVIKNVISKLTMPRNEQRFSLTEGGLHLVRCRAAPRFDEDRETSSFRRGTSVAWLPFWARTPQSMAELRTAAETRGLSEGERRLVELESLLSNPDESLPNRAALILERDSLRRGLHGSTADILQARLSELRAQKARIDARTPSAGEEGLTSAGLATQITSVERLLEMRSTRTAVAGNHPVRLPGTLVTDVGDPIHLLLEAARLDNASDPTRANWAVSDLTTDRSGTASAWNNGSHVRGNPSHDAILNAILEILEGQSGYGAGYLSVFLPSGAPGAVVTPSSGGTAHTVRVARSLATIAVNAIENVTQLITIAAIVAAPFTGGSSLILLVPVGIVGALPSAYRLYHRSEMGTLRADAQTVMEIVDIAGAVVGLSELGAGARAAASAGRGLTRSSLRWARVQGALWIVGLGTDGLGMVMMGVGILDQLEALKGLPAGLRAARAAEILGNAFLQVGIQAGGALASRRHAESLQGTLGEGTASARTRVEQGPRGTATGIDAAVPTSLQAFVRESADIPAGEVRVRYTAEDGLVDPGSLHILVGPGAVHNLSAHLPILTALRGYSGVSGRIRRVLNRLRRWLTGRAAPEPGSQLFEARLELQKLDLLVRQRLDALERTHDAGLIEDLVADLDYLDSQAARHEATIRSGIDAEGRGYVAVEGGSVRDANRTAAIAAGYPTPPDGHFYRRQGDGFVLVADPLYRRGPDWVQHTVVHHDGRPVLVRAGSTADINNALAQLDGYDAAPTGHLYVREGNGWQLQLSPGAAGPSMRVVHGPDGRPLRQNGRMVTEPRPTRSTFETTQASQGIAHPRGEYTPLETALTARGVADDPPSRGIVRQWNPVLQLLDEIVAANPGENLRTGAESAARASAHLDAGYGDAAYGRFRRALRSDELDVVMGNGAATPAAQRERLDLLLAQQPDNASAGALFTGWVNRRLQGGPGDASMSTIRDRELGLGQWNGANRFADTAVRVSETQGGQTSTHDFLGENKVGSSYDPAQSLGYHQNLTANNGQLVAVDGTRYAGLVYICENQRNATRIAAHLDSEGRHPNIRVMYVDTGGNLQPVPRRAAAAAPAVTPTVTPGTAGSEEH from the coding sequence ATGCGCGCGTTGGTGCCGGCCCCTACCGCCCTCGACTCCACGCCCCAGGTCGTGCGCCCGGTCGCGCCAGTCATCACGCCGGAGCCGGCCCCCGAGCGGGCCCCCGAGCGTGAGGCGCCCGCCCCCGAGGCCCGCGCCGCCTGGGACTTCGGTCGCATCTCCGTCCACGCGCACGCGCCGCCTTCGTCGCCCCCCGAGCCGCGCCGCAACGACGCGCCGGAGGCCCGCGCCCCCCCCGCCGCGCCCGCCTGGGACTTCGGCCGCGTCTCCGTCCACGCGCTGCCTCCGCCGCTGCCGCACGCCATCGCCCCGCCCGACCACCCCACCGAGGCGCGGGCCGACCTCGAGGCCGGGTGGGTGCGCGGCCGCGCTCGGGGACCGGGCGCGCCACTCCCCGAGCGCAGCGCCCTGGCCGCCGCCGCGGCCGCTCCCGCGCGGCCGGGCACCCTCATCCACGAGGGGAGCGCGGTCGACCGGGTCGGTGCGGCCATCGGTGCGCGCGGGTTCAGCTTCGGCGGACGCGTGTTCCTCACGGGCGCGGCGCGCGCGAGCCCCGACCTGTCACGCATCCTGGGCCACGAGCTCGCGCATGCGCGCCATGACGACCCGGGCGTCCTCCACGCCGACACGCAGGTTCCGACCATCGGGGAGTTCCTCGCGAACCCGCCCCACGCGCGAATGTTCGCGACCCTCGAGGAGCTGTTGTTCTACCCGGTGGACTCCGCGGAGTTCGTCTTCCCGGCGGACCCCCGCGTCCTCTACGCCATCGCCGCGTTCCGACTGACGGGCGAGCGCTATGACCCCGACATGGTGCGCGCGCTCCAGGACGCGGCCACGGCGGCGGGCGGCGTCGTGACCGGGCTCCCCCCACAGCGCTCCGAGAAGGCGCGGGTCACCGGGAGGCTGGCCCGGGTCTACATCACCACGCTGCGCACGTGGCTGCGCGAGCATCACCTGGACGAGACGCTCGACATCTCCCCGGAGCAGGAGCGCCTGCTCATGGCGGGACGCGCGTTCCCCCCGCCGGACCCCATCCGGGAGGCCGCGGCGAGAGCGTTCATCCGCCGCCGCGTGGACATGCCGCTGGAGCTGCTCCAGGGCTCCCTGATTCACATCGTCCCCCAGTACGGGCGCCAGCTCTGGCCGTACGTCGACGCGGTGGTGGAGTGGGAGGCGCATCCGGACCCGGCCCACGTGAACACGGCGGCCGAGCGCTTCGTGGACCTCCTCGCCGCGTTCGCGCCCATCACCCGCCTGCTGGACCGGGTGCGCCACGACAGGCAGCTCGAGGGACACGCCGCCTACGAGCTGCTCTTCCCGCAGAATGACGACGGAACACGTCGCGTGGACCCCAACCGGGTCATCGCATTCCACACGTACGTGCCCACCCAGCCCCAGGGGCTCCTCGAACAGGCGCGGACGAGCAGCGCGGGGCGGAGCGAGCTCCTCGACGGCTTCCTTTCCTATCTCGGCCGCATGCCGAGTGCGCAGCCGGGAAATACCCAGGTCACGGACGCGCCGAGCCGCGTGAATGCGCCTCCGCTGCCGAGCCAGATGACCGTCTACCCGGCGCTGGAGCCGCCCCACTTCGACGCGGCCATCGACGCCGTGCACCACTTCACGATGAGCATCCAGTGGTCCGACGTCTACGAGGCGCTCGGGAACGCCTTCGGAGGGTGGACCTACGAATGGGACCTCATCAAGGTGCGCGACAGCGACATCGCCAACCTGGCCGAGGCCTCCGAGGCGGAGGGGCGCGCACCCAGCTTCTGGGACCCGCTCGCGACCGAGCTCGCGCGCGACATCCGGTATGCGGGCGAGGACATGGCGCGCGTGCGGAGGGACCTGGGCGCGCTCGAGCTGCTGCTGGGGCCCCCGGGACTGGGGGCACAGACGCTCGTCGCAGCGAGCGCGATGCTCAGCGTCGTCGGCACGGTCATCAAGAACGTCATCAGCAAGCTCACGATGCCGCGGAACGAGCAGCGGTTCTCGCTGACCGAAGGGGGGCTCCACCTCGTACGCTGCCGCGCGGCCCCGCGGTTCGACGAGGACCGGGAGACGTCGAGCTTCCGCCGCGGCACGAGCGTCGCGTGGCTTCCGTTCTGGGCCCGCACCCCACAGTCGATGGCGGAGCTGCGCACCGCCGCCGAGACGCGCGGCCTCTCCGAGGGTGAGCGGCGCCTCGTGGAGCTGGAGAGCCTCCTGTCCAACCCCGACGAGTCCCTCCCGAACCGGGCGGCGCTCATCCTGGAACGGGATTCGCTCCGGCGCGGGCTCCACGGCAGCACCGCGGACATCCTCCAGGCGCGGCTGAGCGAGCTCCGGGCGCAGAAGGCGCGCATCGACGCCCGCACCCCCTCCGCCGGCGAGGAGGGGCTCACCTCCGCGGGGCTCGCTACGCAAATCACTTCCGTGGAGCGGCTGCTCGAGATGCGGAGCACCCGCACCGCGGTGGCCGGAAACCACCCCGTCCGCCTCCCCGGCACGCTGGTGACGGACGTGGGCGACCCCATCCACCTGCTGCTCGAGGCCGCGCGCCTCGACAACGCAAGCGACCCCACCCGCGCGAACTGGGCGGTCTCCGACCTGACCACGGACCGGAGCGGCACCGCGAGCGCGTGGAACAACGGCTCCCACGTCCGCGGCAACCCCAGCCACGACGCCATCCTCAACGCCATCCTCGAGATTCTCGAGGGCCAGAGCGGCTACGGGGCCGGCTACCTCTCCGTCTTCCTCCCCTCCGGGGCGCCGGGCGCCGTCGTCACGCCGTCCTCGGGAGGGACCGCGCACACGGTCCGCGTCGCGCGCAGCCTCGCGACCATCGCCGTCAACGCGATTGAGAACGTCACCCAGCTCATCACGATTGCCGCCATCGTCGCCGCGCCCTTCACCGGCGGCAGCTCGCTCATCCTGCTCGTGCCCGTCGGCATCGTCGGTGCGCTGCCGTCCGCCTACCGCCTCTACCACCGCAGTGAGATGGGCACCCTCCGGGCCGACGCCCAGACGGTGATGGAGATTGTCGACATCGCGGGCGCCGTGGTGGGGCTCTCCGAGCTCGGCGCGGGCGCACGGGCGGCCGCGTCGGCGGGGCGCGGCCTCACCCGCTCGTCGCTGCGCTGGGCGCGGGTGCAGGGGGCGCTGTGGATTGTCGGGCTCGGCACCGACGGCCTCGGCATGGTGATGATGGGCGTGGGAATCCTCGACCAGCTCGAGGCGCTCAAGGGCCTTCCCGCCGGCCTGCGCGCCGCGCGCGCGGCGGAGATTCTCGGCAACGCGTTCCTCCAGGTCGGCATCCAGGCGGGCGGAGCGCTCGCGTCCCGGCGGCACGCGGAGTCCCTGCAGGGCACGCTCGGGGAGGGGACCGCCAGCGCGCGGACGCGCGTCGAGCAGGGTCCGCGTGGGACGGCGACCGGAATCGACGCCGCCGTCCCGACGTCGCTGCAGGCCTTCGTGAGGGAGAGCGCGGACATCCCGGCCGGCGAGGTGCGGGTCCGGTACACCGCCGAGGATGGCCTCGTCGACCCGGGCTCGCTTCACATCCTCGTCGGCCCCGGCGCCGTGCACAACCTGTCGGCGCACCTGCCCATCCTGACCGCGCTGCGCGGCTACTCCGGCGTGTCCGGACGCATCCGCCGGGTGCTCAACCGCCTGAGGCGCTGGCTCACCGGCCGCGCCGCGCCCGAGCCCGGCTCACAGTTGTTCGAGGCGCGCCTGGAGCTCCAGAAGCTGGACCTGCTCGTCCGCCAGCGGCTCGACGCCCTCGAGCGCACCCACGATGCCGGCCTCATCGAGGACCTCGTCGCCGACCTGGACTACCTCGACTCCCAGGCGGCCCGCCACGAGGCGACCATCCGCTCGGGCATCGACGCCGAGGGCCGCGGCTACGTGGCGGTCGAGGGCGGCTCCGTGCGGGACGCGAACCGCACCGCGGCCATCGCGGCCGGCTACCCCACTCCTCCCGACGGCCACTTCTACCGGCGCCAGGGCGATGGCTTCGTCCTCGTCGCCGACCCGCTCTACAGGCGGGGACCCGACTGGGTGCAGCACACCGTCGTGCACCATGACGGCCGGCCGGTGCTCGTGCGCGCGGGGAGCACCGCGGACATCAACAACGCGCTCGCCCAGCTCGACGGCTATGACGCAGCACCGACGGGCCACCTGTACGTCCGCGAGGGGAACGGCTGGCAGCTCCAGCTCAGCCCGGGCGCGGCCGGGCCGTCCATGCGCGTCGTGCATGGCCCCGACGGCAGGCCCCTGCGCCAGAACGGGAGGATGGTCACGGAGCCGCGCCCGACGCGGAGCACGTTCGAGACCACCCAGGCTTCCCAGGGCATCGCCCACCCGCGGGGCGAGTACACGCCCCTGGAGACCGCGCTCACCGCGCGCGGCGTGGCGGACGACCCGCCGTCCCGCGGCATCGTCCGGCAGTGGAACCCCGTGCTCCAGCTCCTGGACGAAATCGTCGCGGCGAACCCGGGCGAGAACCTGCGGACCGGCGCCGAGTCGGCCGCACGCGCCTCCGCGCACCTCGACGCCGGCTACGGCGACGCAGCCTACGGCCGGTTCCGCCGCGCCCTGCGCAGCGACGAGCTCGACGTCGTCATGGGCAACGGCGCCGCGACGCCCGCCGCGCAACGCGAACGCCTGGACCTCCTGCTCGCGCAGCAGCCCGACAACGCCTCGGCGGGCGCCCTCTTCACCGGCTGGGTCAACCGTCGACTCCAGGGAGGACCGGGCGACGCCTCGATGAGCACCATTCGCGACCGGGAGCTCGGCCTCGGTCAGTGGAATGGGGCCAACCGGTTCGCGGACACGGCCGTGCGCGTCTCCGAGACGCAGGGCGGGCAGACCTCCACCCATGACTTCCTCGGCGAGAACAAGGTCGGCAGTTCCTATGACCCCGCGCAGTCGCTCGGGTACCACCAGAACCTCACCGCGAACAACGGCCAGCTCGTCGCGGTGGACGGGACGCGCTACGCGGGCCTCGTCTACATCTGCGAGAACCAGCGGAACGCCACCCGCATCGCCGCGCACCTCGACTCCGAGGGACGCCACCCGAACATCCGTGTCATGTATGTAGACACGGGCGGCAACCTCCAGCCCGTGCCGAGGCGTGCCGCGGCCGCCGCACCCGCCGTGACTCCCACCGTGACACCTGGCACCGCCGGCTCCGAGGAACACTGA
- a CDS encoding phage baseplate assembly protein V, with product MDERVARYIERNESKHWGKYRGFVVDRDDPEQLGRLKVRVPSLLGDAVTGWAWPASPYAGANVGFFFVPQVDDLVWVEFAEGDLEHPLWTGCGWAKPGGTTEIPQEAQDSYPDQAVIRTKSGHVIILGDASGSELLTIRTTTGCEIILDPNAKTVTVQADEIILRGSAGNTEELATKTFVTKIFDTHTHPTGVGPSGPPALNSTTNPRSLTSIVKAE from the coding sequence ATGGACGAGCGGGTAGCGCGCTACATCGAGCGCAACGAGAGCAAGCACTGGGGCAAGTACCGGGGCTTCGTCGTGGACCGGGACGACCCCGAGCAGCTCGGCCGCCTCAAGGTGCGGGTCCCCAGTCTGCTGGGGGACGCCGTGACGGGCTGGGCGTGGCCGGCCTCGCCGTACGCGGGTGCCAACGTGGGCTTCTTCTTCGTGCCCCAGGTGGACGACCTGGTGTGGGTGGAGTTCGCGGAGGGAGACCTGGAGCACCCGCTGTGGACGGGCTGCGGCTGGGCGAAGCCGGGCGGGACGACGGAGATTCCCCAGGAGGCCCAGGACTCCTATCCGGACCAGGCCGTGATTCGGACGAAGTCCGGCCACGTCATCATCCTCGGGGACGCCTCCGGCAGTGAGCTGCTCACCATCCGCACCACCACCGGCTGCGAAATCATCCTGGACCCCAACGCGAAGACGGTCACGGTGCAGGCGGACGAAATCATCCTCCGGGGCTCGGCGGGCAACACGGAGGAGCTGGCCACGAAGACCTTCGTGACGAAGATTTTCGACACGCACACCCACCCGACGGGCGTGGGCCCCAGCGGACCGCCGGCGCTGAACTCGACCACCAATCCCCGCTCCCTCACTTCCATCGTGAAGGCCGAATGA
- a CDS encoding Imm50 family immunity protein: MDWIDSIERAVFLRSLFPEAPSLHGVRVLELGLHQDGPRVLIRFDLNEFPARPPAKWGQSQANRVQLRLMGIGVRRLEVRGWSANSIVDIEVTPATSDGVGLVARGEGFSLEAVFDHLSLDGVSAYQDSGV, encoded by the coding sequence ATGGATTGGATTGATTCGATAGAGCGTGCCGTGTTCCTCCGGAGCTTGTTCCCGGAGGCCCCATCGCTTCATGGAGTGAGGGTGCTCGAGCTTGGCCTCCACCAGGACGGTCCGAGGGTCCTCATCCGCTTCGACTTGAACGAGTTCCCCGCGAGACCTCCCGCGAAGTGGGGGCAGTCGCAAGCCAACAGGGTCCAGCTCCGGCTCATGGGCATCGGTGTTCGGAGGCTGGAGGTGCGGGGCTGGTCCGCCAACAGCATCGTCGACATCGAGGTGACGCCGGCCACATCCGACGGAGTCGGGCTCGTGGCCCGGGGAGAGGGCTTCTCCCTGGAAGCTGTCTTCGACCACCTCTCGCTGGACGGCGTGTCCGCGTACCAGGACTCGGGCGTCTAG